The genomic region ATGCCTGGGGTTAGAGAGGCTGTATTGGGGTTAGAGAAGCTGCTGTATGGGTTAATCATCTGCCTGGTTAGCAGCTGTCTTGAACAattcaccctttttttttcccaggaatgcACCTTGCCCTGCCCAGACAGAAATGTATCTGCTATCAGAAATATGCTTCTGTGAGGGGCTTTTCCACTCTCCCAATCCTGCCTGTGTATATCACAGCTTTGACAAGGGAGTGGGCTCCAGACTTGCCCACAGGCCCCTTATAAAAATAGGAAACCCTTCAGGGCTACTTTCAGGGTGACCCACAGCCAGCAGTGATAAGGTGAACACACCTGGTGCTCACCTCATTCTAGGTGTGTACACTTGGGTTCCAGGACTTGAACTAAACACCTGCTTctcaagcagaggaaaaaagcttAAACAAGGCTCCAGGATCTCCAGGACCTTCTTTCAtttagaagcagcagcagtgggaattaAAAGATATTTTGGTAACCATGTGTAGGTATAGATGAGGAAAATGCCACCTTCTGAGGAGCCAAACCGAGAGCTGGAGGCAGAAGTTTGGACTGCTTTCAGCAGGCCTGGTTTGTAGggttggagcagtgctgggctgagtgGGTGCCATTCGGTTCTTCCTCGCTTGGGTGAGCAGCCAGGCATGGAAGGAGGAGAGGCGTCAGGGGACAGGGTTGCTCTAAACAGGCACAAGCCGAGGGAGTGGCAGGCAGGGAAAGGCTGCAGACAGTGCAAACACTACTTGTGGTGGGCCAAACTTGTGGTGGGACCAAACCACCACCTTTCATCACTATGCCATTGCGGTAAGGAGAGTGAGTTTCCCAGTGTTTCCTACCAACGAAACAGAAAGGgtggtgtgtgtgggggggaagGAGCCACAAATAGGTGGCAACGGACGCCGAGCCAGCACCAAGGGCCGGGGAGCGTGGGAGTCGCCGCAGGTGGGTCCATGGAAGCGTTGCCTTCTGGCAACGAGGAGCAAGGGAACGAAGAAAGGCCGGGActccctgtgcctgtgtcccGGAGGCGCTTGGAGAGTCCCCGGTGCCGCGCCtggggccaagggctgagcatCCCGCGGTGGAGCCGGAGGCATGGCGCACCCCGGGGTGCGTCTGCATCCGTGGGATCCGCGTCCGTAGGTCCCGGTGCCGGCGGCACTGCCCTCCTCGCCCCGCGGCTCCGGGGcgggcggtggcggcggcggccccgcccggtgcggcggcggcgggcggagccGGCGTGCGGGCGCGGCCCCGTCTCCCTGCGGCTCTCGGCGGTGCGGCGGCCCGGCCGGCTGGgccccccgcagccccgggcATGGGAGCCCGCGGGCCGGCGGCCggggctggaggaggaagagaaggaagaggaagagaaggaggtgGCGGCGGGGGTCGCTGACCGGCGCCGGGGCGGCGCGGCAGCCCCGAGGCCGCGGTGAGTGGAGCGGCGCGGGCAGGCCTGGCCGGGCGGGGGAGGCCCGGGATGCGACCCGGGGGATGCGATCCCGGTCGCTCATGGGCAGCGCCACTCCGGCTCGGGAAAAAGCCTCATTTCGAGGTTGTTTcgcatttttaaaataagtttttgcATGTTTCGGGGACGGGGGAAAATTAGGGGGCGGGGGAGTGTTAGTTGTGCTGAATGCGGCCCCTCGCTCCGCTTTTGGCCGGGAGGTGGCCACCTTTAGGGCATCGGGGCCACCGGCTCCCAGCGTGcctcccttctcccagccctgggatgaCTTGTGGGAAGAAGGATTGCGTCCACGGGCTTGAGCATCCTGTCCAAAACGAGCATCACCGGCCCCATGGCACATGCTGCACTGGCTTGAAACCCTGGGGATcagctccccagccccaggTTGCTTTTGGCCTCTCACACCCTGCACAGATGCTGCGGTGGGGGGAGATGACATCATATTTCATAACCCCCTCTTTAGCAGTTTAAGCCCACTCATGTTCGTGGTGTCCTATGGCCATTGCTTGATGgtgtgctttgcttttgttcttgctgAGTGTCACTCTCTACTTGCCTCGTGGACCATTCTGCTAAAAGGCCCCTAAAAACagctctgatttttctctgttgcaTCCCCATCTGGCTGTTGGGGCACCACCCCTCCATATactgcacagatttttttggggagggtttctggcaggtgctgggagcaggcaggtCCCTATGTCAtgggctgtgccaggtgacAAGGCACTGTGATAGGAGGAAAGTTTGAGCAATAACAGCAAAGCCAACTTTTCTTCAGAGGGCTACTTTCTAGAAAACAAATGGATGTGGGGTTGGGCTGCTGACATATGCCAGGACACCCCTATTCCCTATCCACCAGTGTCTGCAGGGATACTACTCTGCATCCTGCAGAGGGAGGGTGGACATAGTTGGGGCATTGGGCTCAGAGCCTTTTCCAGCACGTCCCTGCCTGCCGTGGGTTCCAGGGTCTGCCTGCCAGGGTCAGTCCGGCAACTGGGAGAGGACACCCCAGAGCAGGGTTGGGCGAAAGGATCCTCTGCTTCACACCTCAGCTCTGATCCCCATACCCATCGCTGCCGTCTCAGTGCCCCGTGGCTACCGGCAGGAGGGGGGTCCACTGaacagggctggcagctgccaGTAACTGGTTGCCAGCGCTGTTGAGTGCTACCTGCACTCCTGCTGATGGTCCTGCTGCAGACCCCCAGCCACCAAGATCCCCCAGGGACCATACAGCAGCTCTGGCCTGTCCCAAGGTCCTCAGGACTTTGTGAACCCCGGTGCCTGTCCCTTGTGATTGCTTTGCTATGTCCTAGCAGCTTCCTTGAAAGCAGGGACTAGCAGGGCAGGGATCAGGGCAGGAACTGGGTgcatggctgtgctgtggcctgagccctggctgtggcagggctgggaaaggccAGATTGTTTGGGACTCTCTAGTGACTCTCCCAGCTAGCTTCCCGGCAGGGCTCTGGCCCGGCTCCAGGTGTCATGTGGGAGATACGGGGACCCTGACTTCAGCAGTCCAATGTCCCAGGAGGCCTCACCATCAGGAGCATGGGAGAGGATCTGCACCGCGGGTTGTAAGCCAGACTCCCCGGATGTAGCAGGGAGCCCTAACTCTGGGGGGCTGGGAtgtcctgctgggctgggctgggcttcgtgtctgtgtgctgctgctcacccaCTGGGTGCTTTGAGGAGGGGCCCTGCTGGCATGACTCTCATTGCCACCCCactctggtgctgctgctggggtgtAGCTCTGTGGGGAGGGAACAGGAAAGGGGTTGCTAGTGGTGCCTTTGGGACATCCTAGGCTGGCCATGTTTTTGGAGAGTATAGCCTTCGTCAAGGGCCCAGCTTCCACGGAGGCTTAGTGGCATGTCTGGAGGTATCCACATCCTCTCTCTGGgtgggggaaagggaaggggagtTGGTCTGTCCTGTTCTCGTCTTGGCCCAGGAAAGCAAGGAGGGGACTTGCTATGTGGGGCTGAGAACCTCTCATCTCTTCGTGGTTGTGTCTTCAGAGCAGAGATCCAGGTGCAGTATTCCCTGGGGTGTTCTCTGGCATACCAGCCTGGAAGCCCTTCACATCTGCATCaggcctgtgctgctcctgctgtcccagtgTCACTTGGGCTGAGATGGGAGCTCAGGCTTGTGGTGTCCTGAGAGTGAGGTGTCTTGGCAGGATCAGGACCGTGGCTGGAGCCGCCCCCCTGCCCCGCCAAGCGCACATGTCCGCCTGCCCGTGCCCAGAAGATGACCAGGCTGCTCTTGGGGGTGACCCTGGAAAGGATTTgcaaggctgtgctgctgctctgcctgctccacTTCGTCATCATCATGATCCTCTATTTTGACGTCTACGCGCAGCACCTGGACTTCTTCAGCCGTTTCAACGCCAGGAATGCCTCGCGCTCCCACCCCTTCTCCAACTCCTCCCGCCCCAATGGCACCGTTCCCAGCTATGGGCCAGCCAGTGCTGAGGCCCCATCCCCCAGCACCAAGCCCAGCACCAACCAGTCCACCACTGAGAAGCCtttgcagccctgccaggaaaCACCTCCTGGTTTAGGTGAGATATGCTGGGTGAGCGTTGGGGATGAATTTGGGCTCTGACTCTAAACATGGGGCTAAGGTGGGTGCTCACAGCTGACATCCTTATCCCCTGGGCCCTGTGCATGGCTTCCCTGTGAAATAGTAGAGAAACCCCAGCCTGGAACTGTATCAGGACAGCTGGTTTTAGGTTTTGTTAGTCCAGGCTTTCTGTCCCTGTTTATGAAAGCTTTTGGGAACTCTCTGCCCTCGGCAGTGCCGGTCCCCCTTGCAGGTTCCCCTCACTGTTTGCTTTACCACTCCTGGCTGGAGTGGCAGGTGACCATGGCCCTGACCATGTCCTGTCCTGTGGGCAttgccctgccctccctctcACAGTTGGGCGCCTGCTCATCGAGTTTAGCTCTCCCATGAGCATGGAGCGAGTGCAGCGGGAGAATCCTGATGTGCACCAAGGTGGCAAGTACAGCCCCCCAGACTGCCTACCCCGGCAGAAGGTGGCCATCCTCATCCCCTTCCGGCACCGTGAGCACCACCTCAAGTACTGGCTGCACTATCTGCACCCCATCTTGCGCCGGCAGAAGGTGGCTTATGGTATCTACATCATCAACCAGGTGAGGAAGGCAGGGGCAAgggggtggcagggctgggttggACAAGCAGGCATTGCTGAGCTTTGCCCTACAGTTTGGTGAAGACACCTTCAACCGGGCCAAGCTGCTCAACGTGGGATTCATGGAGGCACTCAAGGATGACGAGGAGTATGACTGCTTCATTTTCAGCGACGTGGACCTTATCCCCATGGACGATCGCAACCTCTATCGCTGCTATGAGCAGCCACGGCACTTTGCGGTTGGCATGGACAAGTTTGGGTTCAGGTGCgtgccctggggagctggggtGTTTCTGCGCAGGCAAGGCTGGAATATCTCTCTGGGATGGCATCAGGGCAATCACCCTTGATTGTAACCTGGGACAGGCATGAGGTCGATGGCTGGAATTGTGGACCTGTGATGGGAGAGGGCACAGAGCCCTGGGTAGGAGGGTGACACAGGAAAGGGTCGGTCCTTGTACTTCGGGGTCCCCATGAGGCTCACCTCCATCTTTGCCTGTTTCTGGGGCTGACCCATTTGCTGTCAACCTGCAGGCTGCCCTATGCCGGCTACTTTGGCGGTGTCTCTGGGCTGAGCAAGTCCCAGTTCTTGAAGATCAATGGCTTTCCCAATGAGtactggggctggggaggagaggaCGATGACATCTTTAATCGGTAGGTGCCCAGCCCCTCGCTAGCGCTGACTGGTTGGTGTGTACCAGGCTCCCCACCAAGCCCTGAATTATCACTCTTACAGCATTCTTACAGCACTGTTCCCAGTTTTGTGGGGGAGGTGTGTGCATGGGCTGTGCCACATGTCGGGGGGGATTGAATTACACTTCAGCATTGGGGTTGATGACCCTCATAGATGGAACTGGCCTCTCCCAGGGTGCTGGGGGGCTGCGGAGCACTCCTCTGCCTCCCTTGTGGCTGAAGTCTGCAATGTGGTATGCACTGCATCCACAGGGTGGTGTGCCTGTGAGCCCTGCTCCATACAGGGGCTGGGATGCTAGACTTGGATGTGTCCAGGGCTGAGATTAAAAACTTGGAAACATCTCAGTAGTGGCTGTGCAGCAGCCACGTAGTCATTcctgccagctgccagcaggcagcagtACACCTGCAGGCCAAGCAAAGCCCAATCCCTCCACACCCTGCCTTGGGTGCCAGAGCTGGACAGTGGCCACCTTACCTCTCATGGGttcccccatggtgctgcccagggaagcagtgTGCAGCCAGTGGGGTGTAACCAGCCTGTAATGGCCCGATGAGCAAAACACCCTTGTGGGAGccctgggcacatggcacagtTGTGATTTCCACACAGGGTGGGCTCAGAGTGGGGGACAAGAAGTGTGTGGAGCTCTGAAAAAGCTTCAGGCAGCCTTTGATCTGAGGGGAGGGCTCCAAGGGAAGGGCTAGGCAGCGGCATTCAGGGAATGTAAAGGGCAGGGGCcgcagagggagggagggagggatggatggctGCATGTGGATGGCTggctggctgtgtgcagcacagGCTTAAGGTAGTTGCCAGTCCCTGGACAGAAGTGGCACTT from Cinclus cinclus chromosome 8, bCinCin1.1, whole genome shotgun sequence harbors:
- the B4GALT2 gene encoding beta-1,4-galactosyltransferase 2: MTRLLLGVTLERICKAVLLLCLLHFVIIMILYFDVYAQHLDFFSRFNARNASRSHPFSNSSRPNGTVPSYGPASAEAPSPSTKPSTNQSTTEKPLQPCQETPPGLVGRLLIEFSSPMSMERVQRENPDVHQGGKYSPPDCLPRQKVAILIPFRHREHHLKYWLHYLHPILRRQKVAYGIYIINQFGEDTFNRAKLLNVGFMEALKDDEEYDCFIFSDVDLIPMDDRNLYRCYEQPRHFAVGMDKFGFRLPYAGYFGGVSGLSKSQFLKINGFPNEYWGWGGEDDDIFNRISLNGMKVSRPDIRIGRYRMIKHERDKHNEPNPQRFTKIQNTKMTMKRDGISSLQYRLVEISRQPMYTNITVEIGRPPPRLARG